The genomic region CGATTTCTTGTAAGATTGCGCCTGTTTCTGCTTTAACTAAATTTGTTTTAGTGGTAACTAACTTAGCTTGCGATCGCTCCACTTCGCTTGCAGAAACTGCTCCCTGTCTAGCTAATTTTTTGAGGCGATCGTGCTGCATTGCTACTCTTAGGTATATGCCTTTAGCTTTTTGAACGACATCTTGCTGTTGTTGTAATAATTGTAAACTTAATTCAGTCTTACTCAGATGTAATTCCGCGTCAAATAGCTTTCCAATCATACTGATTTTACGCTTAATAAGCGATGCTTGCTGATGGAACTGCGCTATTTTCTGAATCACATCTTCCTGCCGTTGGCGAGCTTTTTCAATTTTTAGATTAGCGTTAAATCGCTCCTGTCGTAACCGATTGAGCTTTTGCCTATTTGCTAGACTTTCCAATTTTAATATTGGTTGATTAGGCTGAATGCGATCGCCAATATCGACGTAGACTTCTTTTACAATTGCTGCTGTACTAGCAGAAACCTTCATTTTTTTGGCTGGATAAACTGTACCAGTAAAATCTAAATTTCCTACCGGAATATCTTGTTTGCTAACTCTCAATGATGCGAATGAAGGTTGGATATTTTGGCAAGTGAGATAAATTACTGTAGTTAAGCCAAATGCATAAATTGATAGTAATAATGATTCCCGCAAGCCGATATCTTTAGACCAGTTAAAAATGAGGCGATCGCTGTCATTCCACCTAGAGTTTTGCTGGTTGTTATTTAGAGGATTTTTTCCAAACAGAAGCATTGTCTGACTACAACCTATTACGTTTATTATTTGTTGCTAATATTTACTTGGAGAGCATTCTTAACCTGCTCCCCTTTTTAAGAGAGAAAAGTGAAAGCCAGACCATTCTTAGCCCCCTTTGTAAGGGGGGTTGGGGGGATCTTCTATGGCATAGTTTTACTGAAGTAGCCTAGTTGCAAAAAAATAAATTTAGCTGCCTTACAATCAGATATAGAGCCTTACTGCTGCAAACAAGTGTTGTACACCAATTTGTGTAAATTTAGCTAACTACCAGAGAACTACGTAGAATTTCGGATCTATAACTTAGTGGAACTAAAAACAGTATGGCATAGGTATTTAAAATCACAGTGTAAATTCACACTCACTTGATTCAAAACTATAGAAACTTGTCATTTTAATAAACACTATCAACAAAATAATCGTATTTTTACTGATATCGACGCTCTCATTCGCTCCACAAACAACTTATGCTGCATGGCGAGGATGAGCGGTCAACTACCAACTAGTAACTACCAACTACCATAGAATTACAGAAATTGTTGGAGGTCTTGCCTCATGACCGCCCCCCTGCTAGAGTGCCAGAATTATGTCAACGGTCAATGGGTTGCCGCATCAGGTGAAACTCTAGAAAGCCGCAATCCCTCTGATTGGCGTGACGTAGTAGCAACTTTTCCCCGTTCCAGCGCTGCTGATGTCGATGCAGCCGTAGTAGCTGCCCGTAATGCCTTTAAATCTTGGCGACTCGTACCTGCTCCCGCCCGTGCCGAAATAATTTATCGTGTAGGAGAATTATTGCTCCAACACAAAGAGAAACTCGCTCAACTCATTAGCAGGGAAATGGGTAAACCCCTGACAGAAGCCCGAGGAGACGTGCAAGAAGGCATTGATTGCGCCCTCTACATGGCAGGAGAAGGACGAAGGATGTTTGGGCAAACTACCCCTTCAGAAATGCCCAATAAGTTCGCGATGACAATGCGGATACCTGTAGGAGTTTGCGCCCTCATCACTCCCTGGAATTTTCCTGTGGCTATTCCTTGCTGGAAAGCTTTTCCCGCTTTGATTTGCGGTAATACAGTCATTCTCAAGCCAGCGGAAGATACTCCAACTTGCGTTCATTATCTCAGCCAGTTATTTCACAAAGCAGGCTTACCAAATGGCGTTGTTAATATCGTGCATGGTTTAGGAGAAGAGACAGGACGGGCGTTAGTCGAACATCCTGACGTAAATTTGGTGTCGTTTACCGGATCTTCAGAAACGGGGGCTGAAGTGGGTTCTGTTTGCGGACGCACTCACAAGCGTTCTTGTTTAGAAATGGGGGGTAAGAATGCTCAAATCGTGATGCCAGATGCCGATTTGCAACTGGCTTTGGATGGGGCTGTTTGGGGCGCTTTTGGCACTAGCGGACAGCGTTGTACTGCTACGAGTCGGCTGATCCTCCACCGCGATATTCAGGAAGAGTTTACTAACTTGTTGTTAGAAAGAGTTCATCAGTTACGATTAGGTCTTGGTACAGATCCGCAAACTGAAATGGGACCGCTGATTAATTCTGCCCAATTGCAAAGGGTAAACCATTATTTAGAAATTGCCCGTGCTGAGGGGACAAAAGTATTAACTGGTGGGGAGATAGCTAATACAGAAAATCTCGCACATGGCTTTTTCTTTCAACCGACAGTATTAGATCGAGTCACGCCAGAGATGCGCGTAGCGAAAGAAGAAATTTTTGGTCCTGTAGTGGCGTTGATAGAAGTCAGTTCTTTTGAAGAGGCGATCGCAATTCTCAACAACACCCCATACGGTTTATCTTCTTCGGTTTATACCCGCGATGTCAATTTGGCGTTTCAGGCAATGCGCGATATTGAAGCTGGAATTACTTATATTAACGGTCCTACAATCGGGGCAGAAGTCCATTTGCCTTTTGGTGGTATGAAACAGACGGGAAACGGGCATCGGGAGGTGGGAACTGCGGCTTTAGATGTGTTTACAGAATGGAAAACTGTTTATGTAGATTATTCTGGGAGTTTGCAACGCGCCCAGATTGATAATCGCGCTACTTAATTTTCAACATTCTTGCTAATCTATTTCTTGCCGCTGCTTGCAAATCGATGATTCTATCTGTTTCATCGACAATTTCGCCTGTAAGGATCTCTAATACGTCTTCGAGAGTAACAACACCGGAAACCGTGCCATATTCATCGACGACGACGACGAGGTGATTGCGGCTTTTTTGAAATGCTCTCAACAAGCGATCGGCATGAATCGTTTCTGGCACAAATCGAACTTTACGGGTGAATTCAGCAATTTTACGCTCGCGCTTTCCTTCTACCATTGCTGTTAGAAGTTCGTCTTTTAAAGTAACTCCAATAACTCTATCTAATGAATCTTCTATAACAATAATTCGCGTGTGCTGAGAATTAATTATGTCCACTCGGCTTGCAGCTAGAGTCAAATCACCTCGTAAGTAAGTTAAAGCTGTTCTAGGAGTCATTAAATCGGCAGCCGTGAGGTCGTTTAGCATAAACACTCTCTGAATCATTTCGGCTTCATCATCTTCAATAATTCCCTCTTGATAGCCAATCTTTGCTAGTAGCATGATTTCCGATTCATTTGTAGTCGGCAGTTTTTCTTTACGGGTAAAAGGTGCCGTGACTTTCTCCATGATCCACACTAAAGGAGTGAAAATAAAAGTCAGCGCAGTTACAGGTAGAGCAGCAAGGAGCGCTAATCTTTGAGAATATCGTTCGCCTAAAGTTTTGGGAATAATTTCACCAAAAATGATGATGAGAAAAGTCAAAAGTCCAGAAAAAACCCCTAATAAAGTGTTACCTAAAACTGTCTCGGCAATGCGGGCGATCGCAATACTACCAACAATATTGAAAATATTATTTAGAATCACGATTGTCGCGATCGGGCGATTCATGCGATCGCGAATTGCTAGTAGTGCGACTGCGGCAGGATTTTTTGACTGTGCTAGCTGTCTGGCTTTAAGTGTAGAGACAGAAAATAAAGCAGCTTCTACGCTAGAACAGAGGGCAGAACCAGAAATGACAATCAGTACGGCGACAACTAAGGCAAGCATGGCAGAATTGAGAACTCAGAATTCATAATTATTAATTTAGAAGTCATCGTAGAGGTATCAGGCTTATGGTGTATCTTTTGTCAAAAAGGAGACAGAAGACAAAATCAGTTGTCAGTTATCAGTTATCACTGAAGAGTGGTAACTGGTAGTTGGTAGTTATTTCCCCTTGTCTCCCTTGTCTCCCTTTGCCCCCTAATCCCCACTCCCTACCCTTCGGGAACGGCTTCGCCGAACGGTCGTGGGGAAGAGCGAGTTCCCCTTGTCCCCCTTGTCCCCCTTGTCCTTTCCATGCTAAGTATCCCAACTAAACGCCCTCTGCCGCTTGTGCCTCAGTTAGTGACTTCCTTACCTGGTCCCCGCGCTCAAGTATTGGTAGAACGCGATCGCGCTGTTACTTCTCCTTCCTATACCCGTGGCTATCCGTTGGTGGTTGCCCGTGGTGAAGGCTGCATGGTGGAAGATGTCGATGGTAACGTATTTTTAGATCTAACAGCAGGTATTGCCGTAGCATCGACTGGACACGCTCATCCTGAAGTTGTCGCAGCAGTTCAAGCCCAAGCTGCCAATTTACTACATATGTCGGGGACTGATTTTTATTACGAGTCGATGGTGGAGTTGGCGGAAAATTTAGCGACTCGCGCCCCCTTTCTGATTCCGGCAAAAGTCTTTTTTAGCAATTCTGGGGCTGAGTCTAATGAGGGGGCGCTGAAACTTGCTCGTTACTATACAAGACGTTCTCAAGTTGTTGCTTTCTTGGGTGCATTCCACGGACGTACTTACGGGGCAATGTCTCTGACGGGTTCTAAAGCCGTGCAACGCCAGCACTTCGGTCCTCTATTACCAGGAGTGACTCACATTCCCTATGGCACTCATGCAGCGCTAGATTATTTAGAGTCAAAGCTTTTTCCTACCGTTTTGCCTCCAGAAGATGTTGCAGCAATTTTCGTCGAACCGATTCAAGGGGAAGGCGGCTATATCGTGCCGGAAGATGGTTTTTTAAAACGAATTCGGCAAATTTGCGATCGCCACGGGATTTTGATGGTTGTCGATGAAGTGCAAGCGGGGATGGGTCGGACTGGGCGCTTATTTGCGATCGAGCATTGGGGCGTTGTACCAGACATTATTACTCTGGCAAAAGGCATCGCTAGCGGTCTACCCTTGGGCGCAATTTTAGCGCGATCGCACCTGATGACTTGGCAACCTGGCTCTCACGCTACGACATTCGGAGGTAATCCCGTGGCTTGTGCGGCGGCTAACGCGACTTTACAGCTATTGGAAGGTGGTTTGATTGAAAATGCTCAAAATATGGGCAACTTATTGATGTCCGGGCTTACGGAGCTGTCACAGCAATTTTCTTGTATCTCCTCTCCACGCGGTAAAGGATTGATGGTGGCAGTCGATGTTTTTGATGCAAGTGGTAAGTTAGATTCAGAGCGACGCGATCGCATTGTCGAACTTGCTTTTTTAAAGGGTTTGTTACTTTTAGGTTGTGGCAAAGCAGCAATTCGTTTTTGTCCGCCCTTAGTCATTGACAGCAATCAAATTCAAGTTGCCTTGCAAATTCTTAGAGATATATTGGTGGAAGCAAGCGATCGCTATCGCTAGTAGGGTGGGCAATGCCCATACAGGAAAATTCATGACCGAAATTAATTTAATCTCAGAATACAAATGCTTTGACGGGATGCAGGGTTTTTATAGCCATCGTTCCCAAACTTGCAATATCGAGATGCGATTTGCCGTTTACCAACCGCCCCAAGCGCGATCGCAATCTGTTCCAGTTCTCTACTTCCTCTCTGGCTTAACCTGCACCGAAGAAAATTTTATCACCAAAGCAGGGGCGCAAAGATATGCTGCCGAGCATGGATTAATCTTAGTAACTCCAGATACTAGCCCTCGCACTACGGGAATTGCAGGAGAAGATAAAGACTGGGATTTTGGTACGGGTGCGGGTTTTTATGTCGATGCGACAGAGGAACCGTGGCGATCGCACTATCAAATGTATAGTTATGTTGTGAAAGAATTACCCACGTTAATTGCTGCAAATTTTTCTATCCAAGTCGAACGACAAGGAATCTTCGGTCATTCTATGGGCGGACATGGGGCGTTAGTTTGTGCTTTACGCAATCCCGAACTCTTTAAATCTGTTTCTGCTTTTGCACCGATTGCTGCGCCAATGCAGTGTCCTTGGGGAGAAAAGGCTTTTACAAATTATTTGGGAATCGAGCGGGAAACCTGGCGTAATTACGATGCAAGTGAATTGATACTCAGTAGTAAATACACTGCCGCCATTTTGATTGACCAAGGTACAGCAGATAAGTTTTTAAGTCAACAGTTGATGCCAGAAATATTTGAACGAGCTTGTCGTCAGGTCGAACAACCTTTAACTTTGCGCTTTCAGGAAGGTTACGACCACAGTTATTACTTTATTGCTACCTTTGTGGGCGATCATATCCGCCACCATGCTGAGACTTTGTGTAAGTAGAGACGTTATATGTAACGTCTCTACATTAAATGTATTTAATTTGCCGATTCGATCTGGTTCACCTCTTTTTCCTGTAGCAATAAACCTGTTAAATGAATAATTGCTAAAACGATCGCACCACCGGAAAGCAGGTAACTGTGGATGGTAAACAGGTGCTGAACTGTGACAGTATTTACCGCGCCGCCACCCGTAAGGATATTACGAAGCTGAGAACCTATTGCTGGAAGCGCTTCAATCGTACCTAACTCAATTGTGAATCGCCAGTAACCAATTTGCGTCCAATCAAGTAATATTGCCGTCCAGCTTAAACCGATCGCAGTGAGTGTTAGTAGAATACCGCTAATCCAGGCAGTTATCCAACTGGGGCGAAACCTTTCTCCCAAAAACATAACGACAATTTCAACCAGAGAGACACCGATTAAGCTATTACCAGCAAGAGAATGAATCCGTTGGATTAACCAACCGTTAGGGATCTGAGTTGCGATCGCCCTCAGAGAATTGTACGCTCCCCCTGCTGTTGGTTCGTAGTAAAATGCCAGTAAAATTCCTGTCAGGGCGGCGATCGAGCTTAAAGTTAGCATCACTACAGCCAGAACCGTAGCCAGTCGTCGCAGTACAAAAGCGTAATAGCCATCTTTCATGACTGAACCCTGCTTTTGATGAAAGTTCTTTGAGTATTTTTACCTTATCATGAATTTTTATTACTAAAATGTCAATCAGGTATCAGTTACTAGTAACTGGTGGCTAGTGGCTAGAAAAGAGTCTAGTTACTAGTCACCAACCATTAGCCACTCACTAACTACTCAAAAACTCCCGCATATACTCATTGACTAATTCGGGTTTTTCCTGTTGTACCCAATGACTAGCATCTGGAATGTATCTAACTTGGAATGGATTTACATAAGTAGCAGTGCCGTAACTCAGCTCCCTACCCAAGGCTGTATCTTTTTCACCCCAAATCATCAATGTTGGTACGTTGAGTACACCCCAATTTGGGTTAGTCATGCCTTGTTGCAACATATTGCGATAATAATTGAGGGCTGCTGTTAGCGCTCCACGCTTAGCTGCTGCATCTTTGTAAGCCGCAATATCTTCGGGAGTAAAAGCGCTCTTATTCACAGCCATACCTTTCAAGCCATTTTCAATTGCTTGGTAATCTCCCGCTTGGAGCAGCATTTCTGGTAAGACAGGGAGCTGGAATAGAAACATATAAGAACTCTTCAGCAATTGTTGAGGCGTGCGGAAACCCTCAGCAAATTTGGCTGGATGCGGGATATTTAATACGATGAGGCGTTCTACCATTTCAGGGTGAGCGTAAGCAAAACTCCACGCGATCGCACCTCCCCAGTCGTGTCCGACTAAAATACACTTGTCGTATCCCAGTCCCTTAATGACACCCTCAATATCTTTGATAAACTCAGCCATGACATAAGCTGATTGCGCTTTTGGTTTGTCGCTGTCGTTATATCCCCGCAAGTCTAATGCTACGACTTTGTAATCTTTGGCAAACTCAGGAATTTGATGTCGCCAAGAGTACCAAAACTCAGGAAAGCCGTGTAACATCAACATCAACGGACCTTCACCTTGGGTGACGTAATGCAGCCTCAGCCCGTTACTGATAATGTATTCGTGTTGCCAAGTACCTTCTAGTACGGACATAGCGATCGCTCCTCAAAAGTCAAAAGTCA from Chroococcidiopsis sp. SAG 2025 harbors:
- a CDS encoding efflux RND transporter periplasmic adaptor subunit — its product is MLLFGKNPLNNNQQNSRWNDSDRLIFNWSKDIGLRESLLLSIYAFGLTTVIYLTCQNIQPSFASLRVSKQDIPVGNLDFTGTVYPAKKMKVSASTAAIVKEVYVDIGDRIQPNQPILKLESLANRQKLNRLRQERFNANLKIEKARQRQEDVIQKIAQFHQQASLIKRKISMIGKLFDAELHLSKTELSLQLLQQQQDVVQKAKGIYLRVAMQHDRLKKLARQGAVSASEVERSQAKLVTTKTNLVKAETGAILQEIEQQQRRQWQLRKQLTLLEHQQQLAAIKRQTQLARSQSRQATQRLNLLHQQRSLLPKESDLTGSFPVTAQAAGVVVNLPVVVGDRIYAGRSLVELAQLKSLKVRVSVSTSLINTLCLGQRAVVQLGKAAEAQQFEATVVTINPIPEQDRTHIVEVQFQNPQENLLVGQAAKVRFVAEE
- a CDS encoding acetyl ornithine aminotransferase family protein; the protein is MLSIPTKRPLPLVPQLVTSLPGPRAQVLVERDRAVTSPSYTRGYPLVVARGEGCMVEDVDGNVFLDLTAGIAVASTGHAHPEVVAAVQAQAANLLHMSGTDFYYESMVELAENLATRAPFLIPAKVFFSNSGAESNEGALKLARYYTRRSQVVAFLGAFHGRTYGAMSLTGSKAVQRQHFGPLLPGVTHIPYGTHAALDYLESKLFPTVLPPEDVAAIFVEPIQGEGGYIVPEDGFLKRIRQICDRHGILMVVDEVQAGMGRTGRLFAIEHWGVVPDIITLAKGIASGLPLGAILARSHLMTWQPGSHATTFGGNPVACAAANATLQLLEGGLIENAQNMGNLLMSGLTELSQQFSCISSPRGKGLMVAVDVFDASGKLDSERRDRIVELAFLKGLLLLGCGKAAIRFCPPLVIDSNQIQVALQILRDILVEASDRYR
- the fghA gene encoding S-formylglutathione hydrolase, with product MTEINLISEYKCFDGMQGFYSHRSQTCNIEMRFAVYQPPQARSQSVPVLYFLSGLTCTEENFITKAGAQRYAAEHGLILVTPDTSPRTTGIAGEDKDWDFGTGAGFYVDATEEPWRSHYQMYSYVVKELPTLIAANFSIQVERQGIFGHSMGGHGALVCALRNPELFKSVSAFAPIAAPMQCPWGEKAFTNYLGIERETWRNYDASELILSSKYTAAILIDQGTADKFLSQQLMPEIFERACRQVEQPLTLRFQEGYDHSYYFIATFVGDHIRHHAETLCK
- a CDS encoding alpha/beta hydrolase; protein product: MSVLEGTWQHEYIISNGLRLHYVTQGEGPLMLMLHGFPEFWYSWRHQIPEFAKDYKVVALDLRGYNDSDKPKAQSAYVMAEFIKDIEGVIKGLGYDKCILVGHDWGGAIAWSFAYAHPEMVERLIVLNIPHPAKFAEGFRTPQQLLKSSYMFLFQLPVLPEMLLQAGDYQAIENGLKGMAVNKSAFTPEDIAAYKDAAAKRGALTAALNYYRNMLQQGMTNPNWGVLNVPTLMIWGEKDTALGRELSYGTATYVNPFQVRYIPDASHWVQQEKPELVNEYMREFLSS
- a CDS encoding hemolysin family protein, coding for MLALVVAVLIVISGSALCSSVEAALFSVSTLKARQLAQSKNPAAVALLAIRDRMNRPIATIVILNNIFNIVGSIAIARIAETVLGNTLLGVFSGLLTFLIIIFGEIIPKTLGERYSQRLALLAALPVTALTFIFTPLVWIMEKVTAPFTRKEKLPTTNESEIMLLAKIGYQEGIIEDDEAEMIQRVFMLNDLTAADLMTPRTALTYLRGDLTLAASRVDIINSQHTRIIVIEDSLDRVIGVTLKDELLTAMVEGKRERKIAEFTRKVRFVPETIHADRLLRAFQKSRNHLVVVVDEYGTVSGVVTLEDVLEILTGEIVDETDRIIDLQAAARNRLARMLKIK
- a CDS encoding aldehyde dehydrogenase family protein, with product MTAPLLECQNYVNGQWVAASGETLESRNPSDWRDVVATFPRSSAADVDAAVVAARNAFKSWRLVPAPARAEIIYRVGELLLQHKEKLAQLISREMGKPLTEARGDVQEGIDCALYMAGEGRRMFGQTTPSEMPNKFAMTMRIPVGVCALITPWNFPVAIPCWKAFPALICGNTVILKPAEDTPTCVHYLSQLFHKAGLPNGVVNIVHGLGEETGRALVEHPDVNLVSFTGSSETGAEVGSVCGRTHKRSCLEMGGKNAQIVMPDADLQLALDGAVWGAFGTSGQRCTATSRLILHRDIQEEFTNLLLERVHQLRLGLGTDPQTEMGPLINSAQLQRVNHYLEIARAEGTKVLTGGEIANTENLAHGFFFQPTVLDRVTPEMRVAKEEIFGPVVALIEVSSFEEAIAILNNTPYGLSSSVYTRDVNLAFQAMRDIEAGITYINGPTIGAEVHLPFGGMKQTGNGHREVGTAALDVFTEWKTVYVDYSGSLQRAQIDNRAT
- a CDS encoding cytochrome b N-terminal domain-containing protein; its protein translation is MKDGYYAFVLRRLATVLAVVMLTLSSIAALTGILLAFYYEPTAGGAYNSLRAIATQIPNGWLIQRIHSLAGNSLIGVSLVEIVVMFLGERFRPSWITAWISGILLTLTAIGLSWTAILLDWTQIGYWRFTIELGTIEALPAIGSQLRNILTGGGAVNTVTVQHLFTIHSYLLSGGAIVLAIIHLTGLLLQEKEVNQIESAN